In the bacterium genome, TTTTGTAAAACTATTTCTTTGAAAAAATAACTGTATATCTCCTATTACCTTCAAATTTTGGAGGTTGATCTATTTTAACATTATCTTTCAGTTTTTCAAGGATTTTATCCATTATCTCCTGAAATTTGCCTTGCGGTATTCTTCCTCCTTTAGCTCGAATTTCTACTTTCACAGGCATTCTTTTCTCTGTAAATTCAATGGCTCTTTCAATCTTTTGGTCCAAATGACCTGATGATGAGTTAATCCCTATCCATAAAACTTTTGTTTCAGTTGTATGTTGTTTCTGTTCAGATTGTTTCTTTTTTACTTCATATCGAAATTTATCCCAACTCACAATCCTACAAACAGGTGGCTTTGCATTTGCAGAAATTTCAACTAAGTCAAGTTCTTGTTCAGTTGCAATTCTTCTTGCTTCATCTGTAGACAAAATCCCCAAATTCTCTCCATCACTATCAATTACTCTGACCTCTGTTGCCAAAATATATTCGTTTCTATTAAAACCATATGTATTTTCTCTAGCTTTAAATGGCTTGTTGAATCTTGGTTTATAGTTCGGATTATAATTGTTTCCTTTGTAATTCGAATTCTGTTTGAAATTATTTGAGAATGAATTGTTACTCTTATACATTAATGTTAATTATATATTTACCTGTCATTAATTTGAATAATTAAATTTACCAACGATAACTTTCGTAGGTCTCAGCGTTGTATTTGTACTCTTCATCATATAACCCTTTTGTACAATGAATCTCACAGTATCATCTTTTGATTCTTCATCTACATCAACCAAGCTTATAGCTTCCATTTTCTCTTCGTCAAATTTATCACCTTCACTTATATGCAGCTCTTCTATTCCTTGATTATGTAAAAATTGAAATATCTTTTCCCCCAAAATATCAAAATTTTGCACTACTTTTTGGACATCCTCTTCGTTTGCTGATTTCTCTCTTATTCTTTCTATATCATCTGACAATTCCAATAGTTTTGAAAAAATTAAGGTATTTCCCAAACTTCTTGCTTTTGCAATTTCTTCTTCAAATCTTTTTCTCAAATTATCACAATCAGCTAAAGCTTTCAACTTTTGATACTTTTCCTCTTCCAAATTTTTCTCTAAATCAGCAACCTTTTTCTCTAAGTATGTCTGGTCTAATGGAAGATTATTTGGTTCGGTTTGATCAAAGTCTAAGTTCGTATTACAATTTATATCATCCATGAAAGTATTAATTATAACTATTGTTTAAGTAAGGATTCAGCCTTAGCTGCAAATTCACCTGTATTGTCAAGATCTAGAACTTTTTCAAGTCTTGCTTTGTATGCTTTTGATATCTCATCAATTGAATCAGCAGTAGTTGAAAATTTTAAC is a window encoding:
- a CDS encoding nucleotide exchange factor GrpE: MDDINCNTNLDFDQTEPNNLPLDQTYLEKKVADLEKNLEEEKYQKLKALADCDNLRKRFEEEIAKARSLGNTLIFSKLLELSDDIERIREKSANEEDVQKVVQNFDILGEKIFQFLHNQGIEELHISEGDKFDEEKMEAISLVDVDEESKDDTVRFIVQKGYMMKSTNTTLRPTKVIVGKFNYSN
- the infC gene encoding translation initiation factor IF-3, with protein sequence MYKSNNSFSNNFKQNSNYKGNNYNPNYKPRFNKPFKARENTYGFNRNEYILATEVRVIDSDGENLGILSTDEARRIATEQELDLVEISANAKPPVCRIVSWDKFRYEVKKKQSEQKQHTTETKVLWIGINSSSGHLDQKIERAIEFTEKRMPVKVEIRAKGGRIPQGKFQEIMDKILEKLKDNVKIDQPPKFEGNRRYTVIFSKK